The genome window CTTGCAGTTATtcactccttccctctcctgGCTGAAGAACTAGTCAGATCAGGGTGGGACAAACAAGATAAGATACCAGCCTCTAAATCCCTGCTGCCTGTGGACCCCCAGGCAGGAGAGCCCAGATCTGCAGCACCACACCTATCACACACCTGGTCCCCAGACACGCTGTGAATACGGCAGCATCAAGGAAGCAGACAGTCTGAGTCTCCCTGTTTCCCAGGAGGTTGGGCGGGCAGCTATGACACCAAAGATAGGAGCAACCTTTCCGGCCTCCTCACCCTGCCTCAAGCCGAGTCAAAGGGCATAAACGTCATTGTCGTGAAAATCCAACAATTCTTCTAGAGCCTATTGGTTAGGTGTCCTGAGAGAACGCTTCTCCAATCTTGCAAAGTCATGAAAGGTTCTAACTGAAGAAGACCATGGAGAGCATCAGGCTGGGCAGTGCTGAGATGGGCAGAGATCCTCCGCCAGACTCTGGAGAGTGCTCCCTAAAAGATGCTGGTCTCAGTGGCAGCATCGCCATCCACCTGCTCTGTGCCCCGCAGGGAGTCTCTGGGCCCTGGTTTCCTGCTGAGTCCGGGGCTGAGGCCGCGGGCAGGCAGGCCACTCGAGCGGGTCAGCAGGGTGGCATGGCGGCTGGACAGACTGCCGTTGGAGAGCCGCCTGCGCGTCCTGGGCCCCATGCCTCTGCAGCAGGCCAGACGGCGCAGGGCACGCCGCCACAGGTGGCTGCTGAAGCCCATGTAGATCCAGGGGTCGCAGCAGCTGCTGAGGTTGCCCAAAAGCATGGAGACGGTGAAAGCCACGTTGGTCGAATCTGCCAAGGGAGAAGCACAAGGGTTTCAGAGCTGGAAGGGCCCTGGGAGAGAGTCCTGCTCCCTACAgaacagaggaggaagctgaatCCCAAGGAGGACCACGTGGGGTTCTATAATCAGAAAGGATCACAGCTGGGACTCCAACCTGGGACTCCTAACTCCAGGGTTTTGCctcactgatttatttattcattttgtgcCACAGGGTGATGACAGGAGCTGAGGCTTGCTCTAAGCTGACTTTAGAGACACAGACAGTCAGCAATAGGAGCAGCCCGAACTGGATCACTATCTTTGTTCCAAAATCTTGAATTATGAATCCCCTAATGGATGTCAAGCACGGGTGAGGCAATTTCTATAAAATCTGCAGGAAAAATGACCATGATTCTAGCCAAGTTTGGGCACACCTGCATTCCCACTTATGTCATAGATACGGATACACACTGCCTTCTGACCCCTTAGGGTCCGTCCCAGTCATTCTGTCATTCAGTTATTGTCCGTATGAGTATTGACTGTGCCAGGCCGGTGCTGGGGACCTCGTAGGCAATCAGTGGAGCCTGACAGCCTAGAGGTCCCATGAAGCCACCTCCAACTGTGCAGCTTCTAGGTACAGGGCATCCAGGCATCTCGTTCCTGGCCAGTGCTGTTCTCCGTCGTCAGAAATTACATCCAGAGAATGTCCCTTCTGCAGGGAAAACTAATTTCTCTCCTGGACAGTCAAAATGTGAGCCTTCAAAGACTCCGATAAGATTCCTTCCAGATATAATACTCTTTCTGAAAACGAAATGAAACTTCTCATGCCAGCAGGAAAGCTGCTGGGATGGGCCCCAGCCTTCTGCCAGACGCACCATGGCTAAGCTATGGCATGGGCTGCACACTGAGTTGCCCAGTGCTTTAGTGGAGGCTGTAGAATCACCGAGTGCCATGGCAGAGCTGGAAGGAATTGAGGGTTATGGCACAGacctgaacctaggtctcccctCTTTAAAGCAGCAGTTCTGCACCATTTCAACCAATGAACTCAAAGGCAAAGCTCAAGCGCCTGCTCTGTAAAGTGCCATGAAAGCTTCCAATATGCTGGGTCCTTGGGTGCTCTCCAGTGGTACTTGCAGcccaagagaagaaaagacaCAGGGTCAGGATACTTGAGAGAAAGCATGAATCACAGAGTTGAGAAGCATAGCAGTGAGAGCAAGGAGGGGACCAGCCTCAGCAACAAACCCAGGCTCCTGCAGCATGAAGGTGTCTGGCCTGCGCCCCAGTTAACTGAACACCTGGGGGCTGCAGACATTTGAGAAGCTGCTTTGGCTAAGGTGTGCATTCATCTCATCTGCTCCATCAGTATATGTATAGTGCCTAGATTAGGCCAGAGACTGAGGGTTTCCAGGGTTTCTTCACTTGGGAAGCATCTGTTTGGATTGGCCCCCCCGAGCCAGGCCCAGGTCGGGGCTCGAGATGCACCTGGAGCCCTGGAGTCTTCGGAGGCTCCAGCTCAGTCCTGGAGGGCAGACCTGCTACAGCGCGGCCTGGCAGAGGCTCCACTGATGGTCGGGGGCAAGGGCAAGTGCAAGGAGACAGCTTCCTGCCAAAGACTCAGGGACAAGAGGCCAGGAGGCCAGCGTGCCGTGGAGGGAAGCTGTGTGTACCGGAAAGCAAGTTTAAAGTAGTGAATGTCTGCTCAACTCATAGTCCCCGAAGGGCTTCTGGTTTTCTGAGGGACACTTTTTTCCTGCACTGCTTACTTGGAGAGGCCCTTGATTAGTGATAAGTCACTTATATACGGGTCTGAGGGACAggctgatgatggtggtgacTATAGGAGGCAAGCAAGAAAGCTTCTCGTAGGTTCCTTGATAATGGGCGAATGGCCTTCTCATCACTGGTGCCACCAGCTCAGCTATGATTGTTGGGAATAAGACAACAATAAAAGTCTGGATAAAGTTTGGCCTAAAAAGACCTTGATTCAATTTCTTGGCTCCATCTCTTACTAGAAGTGGCACTTTGGACCagttatttcacctctctgaaGCTCAGATTACTTAGATGTCAAGGGGAGAAGGTTACCCCTAAGTAGCACAAGGCCTAAATGTGCTTGGCACATAGAAAGCCCTCCTTCCTTCTATTCTGTGCTTGACTAGAGGTGGGGGCAGTCCCTAGAACAGGTTAGGGGTAATATGGTCATTGCTTAAAGGGTAATTTTATAAATAGCCTCTGGTCCACACTAGTGTCCAAAAAGTGGTTAAGGAGGGGTACAATGGGACTGTTACAATTCAGTATTGctgaactctctctctctcttttttttagcttttaaaaaaatttatttttaattgaaggataattgctttacaatattgtgttggtctctgccatacatcaacatgaatcttgcTGAACTCTCTGGCAGAGATGTGTTAATGTCATGAACAACCTTCCCCTTACTTCGTCTTTCCGGAAAAGATGTTTGGCTTGAGCGTGACCTAGGATGAGCAGATGGAGACTAGAAACAGAAGCACAGGGAAGGGAGATCACTCTAAGAGCTGGTAGGAAGGGGCAGTCTGGGTCTGCTGGTCAGTGAGTCCTCAGGAAGCTTCCAGGGCAAACTGTGCACAGGGTGTCCCTGGGGCAGTCACACGCTGCACCCATCATACACCCCGAGCTGTGCATGAAGAGTCTGCTGTACTAGAGAGCACCCAGTCACCCTGACAGGTGACCGCACACTTGTCCCCAACCCCTCTTCTTAGGAGAGCAGGAACAGATGTCTTTGAATACCACTTGCCAGCATTTGGGCTGCCCAGAAACAGCACTTTCCTTTCTCAGGACAAGCTCACCCCCAAATGGCCTGACCTGTTGGCAGTATCTGAAACTTAGGCTGCCGTCTATCTCACTCCCAAAAATGACCAGAATCAGGCCTCCCACATCCCACCGGGAACACAGTCCTCTTAGAAGGTCCCATTTGGTTTTTCACGTAGGAGGAAGGCCCTTCTCTTCATCACTTCCAGAGCTAGAATTTGGAAAGTGGGGGTACGGAGTTGAGGAAAGAAACGAGGAGATTCCAGGCCTAGGTTCTATTCGTCACTTCGCCTcttcctagctgtgtggccttgggcaggtcaggtatcctctctgagcctctgctttctcattaaCAAGACAAAGGGTTGAATTTGGAATTTCAGGGTTGTGCCCCAGGGCTAATTATTTGAAAACGGCTGTTGAAAAGGAGTTCAAAGTCTTGTTCAGGTGTAGCAGGGGAAGAGTGCTGAGAGACACACTTCATGGGCCACAAACTGCCATCTGGACCAAATCATTTGAAAATTCCTTTCAAACCGTCTAGCAAACTGTCAGTTGCTTGGCCAAATCTACTCATGGTCATATCTTCATTAGGgccaaatagtattttaaaatgcttaaattaTTTGCCAAAATTGTAGAATATGGAAATTTCACATTACAGGTACTCACATGGCATGTTTTGACTGGATGGGAGTCACAGCTGTCCCTTTTCACACCGGTTTAGGCACCATCTTTAAAGCTGCACCCGTTTGTTACCTGCCTGACCCTGGCAGCCTCTATGCTGTGCtgccgtgctaagtcacttcagtcgtgtccgactctgtatgaccccatggactgtagcccaccaggctcctctgtccacaggattctccaagccagaatactggagcaagttaccatgcccttctccaggggatcttcccgacccaagcaccgaacccacgtctcttaagtcttctgcactggcagacgggcaCTGGCAGACTAGCGCCACCGGGGAaggaggctcagatggtgaagactctgcctgcagtgcgggacacacggattcaatccctgggtcggaaagaccccctggagaaggaaatggcaacctgctccagtattctggcctggagaatcccaaggacagaggagcctggtaggctacagtccgtggggtcacaaagagtcagacacgactgagtaacacgCACATAATGCTAAATGAGATCTTCAAACAGCTTTGAAGGGATTGATAGAAACCATTCAAAATGAATGCATACTAGAACTGTCCCTTTTCACACCGGAACAGACACCATCTTTAACTGCTTCACCCATTTGTTACCTGCCTGGCCCCGGGAGCCACTGTGGCCCTGTCCTAATTTACcaccttctctcttctctgcGTTTTCCCACCTCCTGCTCCTGCCTCTACCTTCCCAACCAGACCACACACTTGCCTTCATCGGGGGCATTCTCATCCCACACAGACCACATCTGGACACTGAAGAAAGGCGCCCAGCAGGCGATATAGGCCAGCACAATGACGAAAGTCATCTTCACAGTTCGGATCTTGGCCCGCGAGATGGTGCTGACACTGCTAACCCGGGATGGCAGCCCCTGAGTGGCTGCCACCGGGCCACGAGGAGCAGACGGCCTGTTCGCAGGGCCCCAGCTCCCTCCTTCGGCCTGCCCAGCCTCCGTCTTGACTTTGAGGTTTTTGCAGATTTCGTGGCAGATGAGGCTGTAGCAGGCTGTGAGCATGGCCACTGGTAGGATGAAGATGGCTAGGGTGGTCCAGGTGATGTAGGCCCGTGGCCCCCAAGGGAAGCGGAAGTCTGCCCAGCAGTCCAGCACTCCAGAGCCCTGGATCACCTCTCGTACGGAAAAAATGAAGACTTGAGGGAGGCTGAGGACCGCCGCCAGCAGCCAGGGGGCTGCGATGAGCGGGTAGGTGGACCGGCTGGGCTGCTGGAGGCTGCGCAGGGGGTGACAGACGGCCAGGTAGCGGTCCAGTGTCATGGCCAGCAGCATGTAGGTGGAAGCAAACATGCTCAGCACCTGCAGGTACTTGACGGCCCGGCAGAGCGGGTCGGGGCCCCGGAAGCGGTAGGTGATGTCCCACAGCAGCTGGGGCAGCACCTGGAAGAGCGCCACGCCCAGGTCGGTCAGAGCCAGATGCAGCACGAACACCTGCATGCGGGAGCGCTTGCGGACCGGCTGCCCCACCGTCAGGAGCACCGTCAGGTTGCCCCCTGTCGCCAGCGCCAGGACAGTGGCCAGGACGCCGATCTCCACCTTGGCCAGCTCCTCATCCCGGCCCAGCCAGGGTGTGGTGGCGTTCGCGGCAGCGAGGGTGCTCCCCGAGGTAGGAGCAGCCGTCCAAGGAGGCCTGGAATCCATGGTGGAAGTTGGCTGGGAGAGAagcaggcagggaggtggggatggACGCAGGGTGTGAGCGCAAGTAGAGAGGCCGCAGGAATGAGACGGAGTGGGCAGGAGGAGGTTAAAGATGGAAGAAAGGGGAAGGGTGGGATGACCAGAAGGAGGCTGAGACTGTGTGGCAGGAGTTAAGAGGGCagggatggggagactgaggtaAGGAAGAAGATGCTGAGCCCAGAGAGGGGCGGGGGGACCCGGGAGCGACGGGAAGCAAGAGTCAGGGAGCCGAGGAGTCAGGAAGGGGAGAATGGGCGAGGCTGGGCAAGGCGAGCCTTCTGGAAGGGTAAAAAGACTGGGGGAGCTGGCACCACTCCCCAGTGCGCCTCATATCCACTTTCCCCAAACTTTCCTGCAAGCGGGTGCCCCTAAACCTGTTTGCAGGAGCGCTCCTGGCCGGAGGAGTCGCTGGAAAACGCCGCTGAGCCCACTCGCCCGGGCTGGCGGCTCGGCGCGAGCAGGCTTTATGCGCTTGCATCTGAGAGCGGCGGCCCCTGCGCGCCGCGTGGCTCCTGCCGGGGAGGGCGGAGTGACACCGTAAGCGACCAACCGCGGGGCCCCGAGAGGCtggctgggggggcggggggcgcgggaGTGGGGACTCGAGGGAGGCCCGGGAGGAGGCGCAGAGGGGCAGGTGGGCCCCGGACAGACAGGGAGCCAGAGAAGCCGACGGCGTGGCGAGCGCCCACCGGCCGGCGGCGCCCGCGGACAGACGAGCTCCCCGTGGCTCGCGCCTGGAACCGTCGGACTGTCTCCGGTGGTGGCCGCCCACCTACCGGGGACCCCGAGGCCGGCAGCGCTGGGGGGTCCCTGTCCCCCAGGTAGCCCCCCAAGGGTGGCCAGGTGGGCGAGGCAGCGCCCCAGACGGAGCCCGGGGCCGTCTGCGGTGGCGTCTGACCGCAGGCTTTGGGGAAACCTGGAGCCGTAAAGGCGGGAAGAAAATAAAGGCGAGGCTGAGGGTGGAGAGGAGGCAGCTGCGGAGAGCGCACGGTGGGACGAGCCGGTCCTGGGGAACCGGGGTCCAGGGGAGGGCTTCGCCTCCAGGCTTCCCGGAGTCTTGCACCAGCGGGCACCTCAAGGCGGTTTAACCACCCTGGGAGGTAGAAAACTGAGGTGGTGGAAGCTACGGGACTCGCTCTAGAAAATCACGGAGCTAGCGGAGCAGTGGAGGCGGGCCTAGGCCCAGTGCTTTCCCAGAGCGGCCTGTGCTAACATCCGTGAGAGGCACGGGTGCGGATAAAAAGAAACCGCCGGGCCCAGAGGAAGCTCACAGGGCGGTGGAGACAGTGCAACAGTGCCGCGGTGCTGGGTGtggaattcattttatttttagtacatAGAGGAGGTGGATCACTGGGACTCCAGAGCAGAAGCTCCTTAGGAGTGACAACGGCATCGTCCGCTACCCTCAGAAAGGCCAGGGCCCATCATCATTCTGGAGGTCCGCTTGTCTTGCCTTTTAATCAAACCTGACCCCCCTTTATACTGTCATCcgtccaccacgtatccaattaAGGTCCCTTCTTGACTCGCCTCCACCCTACGCAGCCTGCACATTCATCTCCAGCTCATCCTTCATGGTTCAAACACTCACATTCCTCACCTAAAATACATTAGCTTCCTTTTGTGCTGTGCAGCCCAACCCTTTGACAGCGAAACTCAAAAGGGCTGTTTGTCTCCATCTTCTTACTCCCATTCACTTCTCGatgtattcatttaaaattatatgtagTTAGACATATGATATCAAACTATACGTACCATTCTGgaacttgctttttaaattccactttattttttaggtctgCCCGTGGTAACACATAGATCTAGCTTATTCAGTTCCTCATGCACACTATTGAAGTATGTGAATATaatgcattttgtttattcatgattttaggttattttcagctatttaatttttaatgctacaatgaacattctTTATCTATGCGTCCTTATGTGCGAATTTCTCTCAGGTGTACATACAGATGTGTATGCTTGATGTAAGTATTATTGGACCATACAGTGTATGAATTTTCAATTAGATAGATCCATACCTTAAATTTTGTCTCCAAATGTGTTGTGCCGATTTAGTCTCCCACCAGTTGCGTTTGAGTTTTCCACCGTCGTCACAGTCAGACTTTCTAATTTTCACCAATTTGATAGATATGAAATAGCATCTCATGCTGCTTTTATTCTATTTCACTGACTATTAATTGAGTATCTTACCATGTGTTTATTTGTTGTTTGGGCTTTTGTGAGTTGTTTATAGCCTCTGCACAATTTTTGATCAGATGGTTTTTCTTATCAGTTTGTAGGAAATCTCTATATGTTCTGATATGAATCTTTTATGTATTCTGATACATTGCATATCTTCTCTAATCTATCACTTATCTTTTGTTTATGGGGTCATTTGTTACAAAGAAAGTTTTTTAATGaaatcagtattttcttttatcatttctgCTTTTTGTGACTTGTGTTCCCTATCTCAAGAACAGAGAGGTCCCGTATTTTTTTCTAACCCGTTTAacatttggttttcattttctaagtcttcatccatttagaatttattttgtgtatgtgtgagataAGAGTAGCTTCACTTTTCTCCCGCATGACGAATCAGTTCTCAGTTTACTGAGTACTCCGTTCCCACCATCACCAGTATAATACATTAAGTTTCAAAGTCTGTATCAGTGCTATTTCTGGGGTCTCTGCTCTGTTccgttgttttatttttatccctGTTCTATTATTTCACTGTTTGATGTTCTAAAGCTTTATAATAAACTTTAATGTATAGGAAAAAAAGCCAACAAGCCTCCATCTTGTTCTTACTTTCAAACCATTTTGGAAATTGTGAGGTTAGGCATCAGTTTGTCTAGTACCACAAAAATTTCTGTTGAGTTTTCATTTGAAAGCACTGAATTTAGAGAATATTTTGGGGGGGAGAATtgacatatttataattttattcagaTCTATTTTATGTCCtccaataatatttaataattttcttcataAATGTCTTCCCAcggaggagccaggcaggtt of Capricornis sumatraensis isolate serow.1 chromosome 14, serow.2, whole genome shotgun sequence contains these proteins:
- the AVPR1B gene encoding vasopressin V1b receptor produces the protein MDSRPPWTAAPTSGSTLAAANATTPWLGRDEELAKVEIGVLATVLALATGGNLTVLLTVGQPVRKRSRMQVFVLHLALTDLGVALFQVLPQLLWDITYRFRGPDPLCRAVKYLQVLSMFASTYMLLAMTLDRYLAVCHPLRSLQQPSRSTYPLIAAPWLLAAVLSLPQVFIFSVREVIQGSGVLDCWADFRFPWGPRAYITWTTLAIFILPVAMLTACYSLICHEICKNLKVKTEAGQAEGGSWGPANRPSAPRGPVAATQGLPSRVSSVSTISRAKIRTVKMTFVIVLAYIACWAPFFSVQMWSVWDENAPDEDSTNVAFTVSMLLGNLSSCCDPWIYMGFSSHLWRRALRRLACCRGMGPRTRRRLSNGSLSSRHATLLTRSSGLPARGLSPGLSRKPGPRDSLRGTEQVDGDAATETSIF